The proteins below come from a single Sorghum bicolor cultivar BTx623 chromosome 4, Sorghum_bicolor_NCBIv3, whole genome shotgun sequence genomic window:
- the LOC8055333 gene encoding probable pectinesterase/pectinesterase inhibitor 17, whose product MAAGGRWSLAALALVAMAVVSAAETWPPAPHAVVARKRPGDCRGVADAHCHGTIGEALKDEAAALRVTTGAKKGHVPRLVILITAGEYKEQVHITRRNVVLLGEGRGKTIISGNLSNRTGTEMYMTATVNALGHGFVAQNLTILNSAGPDGKQAVALRSNSHRSVVYGCSIEGYEDTLYAENGAQVYLDTDIYGTVDFVFGNARAVFQRCRIRVREPLSGKHNVITAQGCNNKTYQDSGFVFHRCTVEADPNPIRDPVSGEPIGFQNLTGVETYLGRPHRNFSHVVFMQSELGAIVHTDGWVAWDKNHVIKETTESVKYLEFNNTGAGADTARRVNWTGVQVIHDAAQVTKYCIDNFVAGKEWIPQQIPYDHEIPRGIVV is encoded by the exons ATGGCTGCTGGCGGCAGATGGTCGCTGGCGGCGTTGGCCTTAGTTGCCATGGCGGTGGTTTCTGCTGCTGAGACCTGGCCGCCGGCTCCACACGCAGTGGTGGCAAGGAAACGGCCGGGTGATTGCCGGGGTGTTGCGGACGCGCACTGCCACGGCACCATCGGAGAGGCTCTCAAGGACGAAGCTGCGGCGCTCCGTGTGACGACGGGAGCGAAGAAGGGGCACGTGCCGCGGCTTGTCATCCTCATCACAGCCGGCGAGTACAAGGAGCAGGTGCACATCACCCGACGGAACGTCGTCCTGCTCGGCGAGGGCAGAGGCAAGACTATCATCTCCGGCAATCTCAGCAACAGGACGGGGACGGAGATGTACATGACGGCCACAGTCA atgCTCTGGGGCACGGCTTCGTCGCCCAGAATCTTACAATCCTCAACAGCGCCGGGCCCGATGGAAAGCAAGCTGTGGCGCTGAGGTCCAACTCCCATAGATCGGTGGTATATGGTTGCAGCATTGAAGGGTATGAGGATACACTGTACGCAGAAAACGGCGCGCAGGTATACCTGGACACGGATATCTACGGTACCGTAGATTTCGTGTTTGGGAACGCGAGAGCGGTGTTCCAGCGCTGCCGCATCCGGGTGCGGGAGCCCCTCAGCGGCAAGCATAATGTAATAACTGCCCAAGGCTGCAACAATAAGACGTACCAAGACTCGGGGTTCGTGTTCCACCGATGCACGGTGGAAGCGGACCCGAACCCGATTCGGGATCCAGTCAGCGGTGAACCCATCGGGTTCCAGAACCTCACTGGCGTCGAAACCTACCTTGGCCGGCCACACCGGAACTTTTCACATGTGGTTTTCATGCAGTCGGAGCTGGGCGCCATCGTCCACACCGATGGATGGGTGGCGTGGGACAAGaaccacgtcatcaaggagacgACGGAGAGTGTCAAATATTTGGAATTTAACAACACTGGTGCTGGAGCGGACACGGCCAGACGCGTCAACTGGACTGGCGTACAGGTCATCCACGACGCGGCCCAGGTGACAAAGTACTGCATCGACAACTTCGTCGCGGGCAAGGAATGGATTCCCCAGCAGATCCCATACGACCACGAGATCCCCCGCGGGATCGTCGTCTAG
- the LOC8055331 gene encoding NAC domain-containing protein 78 isoform X3 produces MSLSPLDSSSPPAAAEVPLAPGFRFHPTDEELVSYYLRRRVLGRRLRVDAIAEVDLYRLEPWDLPSLSRIRSRDAQWYFFARLDRKVAGAGAGGRGGPGNRTNRATPRGYWKTTGKDREVHHRGKPVGMKKTLVFHAGRAPKGERTNWVMHEYRLLDADGPQDLHVVCRIFQKHGSGPQNGAQYGAPYMEEEWEEDDDAIENGPTSGASAQMAAITCAVDEESNEDDENAYCETNRPARVEPSHLPLVHEMLNPPEMAPQQGQDSKETSDGSCADGAISLEEVLQEPLSNISVENIGRLEGQNATDDSINVDDLLSAYPRKDNGYVGQDNTMNGSGPADGNDTNGVAYSGQQQADGFPAPRQVDDSMVFYDAPSDYNLVDGNDDFVYLNDLLNEPLGNESLFDGDDVMAYFDATENDFKYDILGSAQGSNYQLADMPLNFAQKSDNKDKFTFDGISEVPEANAQYGASSSGSHEDLYADTEFPGVPTDDTADKTYGKRLASMLGSIPAPPAMASEFPPSTGKSVGMLSAVSSSSIRVTAGIIQLDGLTFSSGSDRWPLQKNGDLSLLVSFAVESDVSSKLPVGLEDATRISTVPMVMRSGFYLFFMSAMILLLSYKVGSCIYSR; encoded by the exons ATGAGCCTATCACCGCTCGACTCCTCCtccccgccggcggcggccgagGTGCCCCTCGCCCCGGGCTTCCGCTTCCACCCCACCGACGAGGAGCTCGTCTCCTACTACCTCCGCCGCCGCGTCCTCGGCCGCCGCCTCCGCGTCGACGCCATCGCCGAGGTCGATCTCTACCGCCTCGAGCCCTGGGACCTGCCCTCCCTCTCCCGCATCCGCAGCCGCGACGCCCAGTGGTACTTCTTCGCCCGCCTCGACCGCAaggtcgccggcgccggcgccgggggcCGGGGCGGCCCCGGCAACAGGACCAACCGCGCCACGCCGAGGGGGTACTGGAAGACCACGGGCAAGGACCGCGAGGTGCACCACCGCGGCAAGCCCGTTGGGATGAAGAAGACGCTCGTCTTCCACGCCGGGAGGGCGCCTAAGGGCGAGAGGACCAACTGGGTCATGCACGAGTACCGCCTCCTCGACGCAGACGGGCCTCAG GATCTGCATGTGGTGTGTAGAATCTTCCAGAAGCATGGATCTGGACCACAGAACGGTGCGCAGTATGGTGCACCATACATGGAAGAGGAATGGGAAGAGGATGATGATGCTATTGAGAATGGTCCTACCAGTGGCGCATCTGCTCAAATGGCTGCAATCACATGTGCTGTAGATGAGGAGTCAAATGAGGACGATGAGAATGCGTATTGTGAAACAAACAGACCTGCTCGAGTAGAACCATCTCATCTGCCTTTG GTCCATGAAATGCTCAATCCACCAGAGATGGCTCCTCAACAAGGTCAGGATTCTAAAGAGACAAGTGATGGAAGCTGTGCTGATGGTGCTATTTCTCTGGAAGAGGTTTTGCAGGAACCTTTGTCGAATATTAGTGTGGAGAATATAGGTAGACTTGAAGGGCAGAATGCAACTGATGATAGCATCAATGTTGATGACTTGTTATCAGCATACCCCAGGAAAGATAATGGCTATGTAGGCCAGGATAACACTATGAATGGGAGTGGTCCAGCAGATG GGAATGATACCAATGGGGTTGCATATTCTGGGCAGCAGCAAGCTGATGGCTTTCCAGCACCTCGCCAAGTGGATGACAGTATGGTATTTTATGATGCTCCATCTGATTATAACTTGGTGGATGGAAATGATGACTTCGTATATCTGAATGACCTCCTCAATGAGCCACTTGGAAATGAATCACTCTTTGATGGAGATGATGTGATGGCTTACTTTGACGCCACAGAGAATGATTTCAAGTATGACATTTTGGGCTCTGCTCAGGGTTCGAATTATCAACTTGCAGACATGCCGTTGAACTTTGCCCAAAAG AGTGATAACAAAGACAAGTTTACATTCGATGGGATCTCAGAGGTTCCGGAAGCAAATGCTCAGTACGGTGCATCCTCATCTGGTTCCCATGAGGATCTGTATGCAGATACTGAATTTCCAG GTGTGCCAACAGATGACACTGCTGATAAAACTTATGGAAAGCGCCTTGCCAGCATGTTGGGCTCTATCCCAGCTCCACCTGCAATGGCCTCAGAATTCCCGCCATCGACAGGGAAATCTGTTGGGATGCTCTCGGCTGTCAGCTCAAGCTCAATTCGTGTTACTGCTGGCATCATCCAACTTGATGGCCTCACTTTCAGCAGTGGCTCCGATCGGTGGCCCTTGCAGAAGAATGGAGACTTGAGTTTGCTTGTGTCTTTCGCCGTGGAGAGCGACGTGTCATCCAAGCTTCCTGTTGGTCTTGAGGATGCTACTCGGATTAGCACTGTTCCCATGGTGATGCGAAGTGGCTTTTACCTTTTCTTTATGTCGGCCATGATTCTCCTGTTGAGCTACAAAGTAGGGTCGTGTATCTACAGCAGGTGA
- the LOC8059702 gene encoding pectinesterase QRT1, translating to MVQLLVLPSSSLILLLVLLMMAPSSSCAQEQEQEQQQLKQQMQEHQQQHTMLQGWIKEQVAKDAAAGCTCGKKDAALSAAEANRVVLHVEPADDSSTSDPAIYLNSIGEAIAKIPDGNTKRYIISIQPGAVYREKLFLGKNKPFVTLASTSPEAPAIIAWNDTAATLGKDGKPLGAEGSSSVTIESDFFIASGILFRNDAPEPELKRDNQGKIGEVTSATMAPALRVAGSKATFYKCTVDGGHGALYDHKGLHYYKSCTINGTFDFIFGNARSFYEDCNIVSKSATDYLGDLPVAKPPLTLSPAAADGGFSFKTCTITGQSFIFLGRAGWPVVYSYTNIGYDLFPLIVSGSDDSQAGAKFQFNREFAPFLFISYKNYGVPSGAVGINKTDVAPFLGTQFVSGDNWILSIPPATE from the exons ATGGTGCAACTACTAGTATTACCATCGTCGTCCTTGATCCTCCTCCTGGTGCTGCTGATGATGGCGCCGTCGTCATCATGcgcgcaggagcaggagcaggagcagcagcagctgaagCAGCAGATGCAGGAGCATCAGCAGCAGCATACCATGTTGCAGGGGTGGATAAAGGAGCAGGTTGCCAAAGATGCAGCAGCGGGGTGCACGTGCGGCAAGAAGGACGCTGCACTCTCCGCAGCCGAGGCTAACAGGGTGGTCCTCCACGTCGAACCCGCCGACGATAGTAGTACCTCAGATCCTGCTATCTACCTCAACAGCATCGGCGAGGCCATCGCCAAGATCCCCGACGGCAACACCAAACGGTACATCATCAGTATCCAGCCCGGCGCCGTGTACCGTGAGAAGTTGTTCCTGGGAAAGAACAAGCCGTTCGTCACCTTGGCCTCCACCAGTCCCGAGGCCCCTGCCATCATCGCCTGGAACGACACCGCCGCCACCCTCGGCAAGGACGGCAAGCCCCTGGGAGCTGAAGGAAGCAGCAGCGTGACCATCGAGTCGGACTTCTTCATTGCCAGCGGCATCTTGTTCAGGAACGacgcgccggagccggagctgaAGAGGGATAATCAAGGGAAGATCGGCGAGGTGACTAGCGCAACCATGGCGCCAGCGCTGCGAGTGGCAGGATCCAAGGCCACCTTCTACAAATGCACCGTCGACGGCGGGCATGGCGCCCTGTATGACCATAAGGGACTGCACTACTATAAATCGTGCACAATCAACGGCACCTTCGACTTCATCTTCGGCAATGCAAGGTCCTTTTACGAGGACtgcaacattgtctccaaatccGCCACTGATTACCTCGGGGACCTGCCGGTGGCAAAGCCGCCCTTGACCTTGTCGCCTGCGGCGGCCGACGGCGGTTTCTCTTTCAAGACATGCACCATCACAGGGCAAAGTTTTATCTTCCTAGGAAGGGCGGGCTGGCCTGTCGTCTACTCCTACACCAACATAGGATACGACCTTTTTCCTCTAATCGTCTCTGGCTCTGACGATAGCCAAGCAGGGGCTAAATTTCAGTTCAACCG GGAGTTTGCCCCGTTCCTCTTTATATCATACAAGAACTACGGTGTTCCGAGTGGTGCGGTGGGGATAAACAAAACCGATGTCGCACCCTTTCTTGGAACCCAATTTGTCTCCGGAGACAATTGGATCCTGTCCATACCACCTGCAACAGAGTAG
- the LOC8059703 gene encoding 4-coumarate--CoA ligase-like 3 translates to MEERELLLPVAGDDAAAFVLSRLPHPGTAAADAAAFVDATAGTSLSFSALRRAALSLASALRLGLGLRRGDVVLVLSHNSLLLPQVLLGVLAAGAVVAAADPDATPAEVGAAARDSGAVMVVAAPEVAAKLSPNAMGLPPLLLTSRSPEDPAALSAEELIDGGDPVDPAAEMVAVSDDSDVAFLAYPSATTAAVAMTHADLVAAIDLVADGGRRVCLASLPMYSAHGLPLLALGLPAAGVTTVLLPPPSSASQSDARAAREAVAAHAATDFVATPDEAEAALAAPVPLDGQLSSLRRVIVAPTPLTPGAREEFRRRLPWVQLTQLLSGTPENQTELLSLPPEVITPPTGAAVIQHNSLPADPMSATNDASLVPPPKKINKIISGGIFSRSTMSKILRKHPETGNRQAASKL, encoded by the exons ATGGAAGAGCGAGAGCTCCTCCTCCCCGTGGCCGGCGACGACGCGGCAGCCTTCGTGCTGTCCCGCCTGCCCCACCCTGGCACAGCGGCCGCCGACGCTGCCGCCTTCGTCGACGCCACCGCAGGCACGAGCCTCTCTTTCTCCGCCCTCCGCCGGGCCGCGCTGTCCCTCGCCTCCGCGCTACGCCTCGGCCTCGGCCTCCGCCGTGGCGACGTTGTCCTGGTCCTCTCGCACAACTCGCTCCTCCTCCCGCAGGTACTCCTCGGCGTACTCGCTGCCGGCGCCGTCGTGGCGGCCGCCGACCCAGACGCCACGCCCGCCGAGGTGGGTGCCGCCGCACGCGACTCGGGCGCGGTCATGGTCGTCGCCGCGCCCGAGGTGGCCGCGAAGCTCTCCCCCAACGCCATGGGCCTGCCGCCGCTGCTCCTCACGTCGCGCTCGCCGGAGGATCCCGCGGCGCTCTCTGCCGAGGAGCTCATCGACGGCGGTGACCCTGTGGACCCTGCTGCTGAGATGGTGGCCGTGTCCGACGACTCCGATGTGGCGTTCCTGGCCTACCCGTCCGCGACCACGGCCGCCGTCGCCATGACACACGCCGACCTCGTCGCTGCCATAGACCTCGTCGCGGACGGCGGCCGCCGGGTGTGCCTGGCGTCCCTTCCCATGTACAGCGCCCACGGCCTGCCGCTGCTCGCCCTCGGGCTCCCCGCTGCGGGAGTCACCACGGTGCTCCTGCCTCCGCCGTCTTCGGCTTCGCAGTCCGATGCGAGGGCGGCGAGAGAGGCGGTGGCCGCGCACGCGGCCACGGACTTCGTGGCGACGCCTGACGAGGCGGAGGCAGCTCTCGCCGCTCCCGTGCCGCTCGATGGACAGCTGTCCTCGCTGAGGAGGGTGATCGTGGCGCCCACACCGTTGACGCCAGGGGCACGGGAGGAGTTCCGCCGGAGGCTGCCGTGGGTCCAGCTGACGCAGCTGCTGTCCGGCACGCCGGAGAACCAAACGGAGCTGCTGTCGCTGCCACCTGAAGTGATCACGCCACCTACAGGCGCTGCGGTGATACA ACACAACAGCCTGCCAGCAGACCCAATGTCCGCGACAAACGACGCCTCCTTG
- the LOC110434863 gene encoding uncharacterized protein LOC110434863 yields MKIVAWNCRGLGNRPAVQGLLDLQKSEKADILFLSETKLDEWSTNVLGDLEISRKRLKRELKLCRRGARSKANIEKEGVLQYRLEKVENQIDTYWRQRAHVKWMQYGDRNTAYFHAACSERKRSNRIGTLRKDDGGWVEEEGEKRSFISNYFATLFRSSGNRDNQRLLNCVHRKVTPAMNNDLTKPYTRVEVVAALKSIGNLKAPGPDGMPALFYKEYWDEIGEKVTGEVL; encoded by the exons ATGAAGATAGTGGCGTGGAACTGCCGGGGCCTGGGCAACCGCCCGGCAGTTCAGGGACTTCTGGACCTCCAAAAGTCGGAGAAGGCGGACATCCTCTTCTTAAGTGAAACGAAGCTGGATG AGTGGAGCACCAACGTACTCGGCGATTTGGAGATTTCCAGGAAGAGACTGAAAAGAGAGTTGAAGCTGTGTAGACGTGGGGCGAGAAGTAAAGCTAATATAGAAAAGGAGGGAGTCTTGCAGTATAGATTGGAGAAGGTGGAAAATCAGATTGACACATACTGGAGACAAAGGGCACATGTGAAGTGGATGCAGTATGGGGATAGAAACACTGCTTACTTCCATGCGGCGTGCTCTGAAAGGAAAAGAAGCAACAGAATAGGGACTCTTAGAAAGGATGATGGGGGCTGggtggaggaggaaggagagaaGAGGAGTTTTATTTCTAACTATTTTGCCACACTTTTCAGGTCATCAGGAAACCGTGATAATCAACGGTTATTAAATTGTGTGCATCGAAAGGTCACACCAGCTATGAACAATGATCTGACCAAACCCTACACGCGGGTTGAAGTTGTGGCAGCCCTGAAATCAATCGGGAACCTAAAGGCTCCTGGTCCAGACGGCATGCCGGCTCTCTTCTATAAAGAATACTGGGATGAGATTGGAGAAAAGGTAACTGGCGAGGTTTTGTAG
- the LOC8055331 gene encoding NAC domain-containing protein 78 isoform X2, translated as MSLSPLDSSSPPAAAEVPLAPGFRFHPTDEELVSYYLRRRVLGRRLRVDAIAEVDLYRLEPWDLPSLSRIRSRDAQWYFFARLDRKVAGAGAGGRGGPGNRTNRATPRGYWKTTGKDREVHHRGKPVGMKKTLVFHAGRAPKGERTNWVMHEYRLLDADGPQDLHVVCRIFQKHGSGPQNGAQYGAPYMEEEWEEDDDAIENGPTSGASAQMAAITCAVDEESNEDDENAYCETNRPARVEPSHLPLVHEMLNPPEMAPQQGQDSKETSDGSCADGAISLEEVLQEPLSNISVENIGRLEGQNATDDSINVDDLLSAYPRKDNGYVGQDNTMNGSGPADGDHTSWPLRAYSNQNYVNGPLADEFFDTGNDTNGVAYSGQQQADGFPAPRQVDDSMVFYDAPSDYNLVDGNDDFVYLNDLLNEPLGNESLFDGDDVMAYFDATENDFKYDILGSAQGSNYQLADMPLNFAQKSDNKDKFTFDGISEVPEANAQYGASSSGSHEDLYADTEFPDDTADKTYGKRLASMLGSIPAPPAMASEFPPSTGKSVGMLSAVSSSSIRVTAGIIQLDGLTFSSGSDRWPLQKNGDLSLLVSFAVESDVSSKLPVGLEDATRISTVPMVMRSGFYLFFMSAMILLLSYKVGSCIYSR; from the exons ATGAGCCTATCACCGCTCGACTCCTCCtccccgccggcggcggccgagGTGCCCCTCGCCCCGGGCTTCCGCTTCCACCCCACCGACGAGGAGCTCGTCTCCTACTACCTCCGCCGCCGCGTCCTCGGCCGCCGCCTCCGCGTCGACGCCATCGCCGAGGTCGATCTCTACCGCCTCGAGCCCTGGGACCTGCCCTCCCTCTCCCGCATCCGCAGCCGCGACGCCCAGTGGTACTTCTTCGCCCGCCTCGACCGCAaggtcgccggcgccggcgccgggggcCGGGGCGGCCCCGGCAACAGGACCAACCGCGCCACGCCGAGGGGGTACTGGAAGACCACGGGCAAGGACCGCGAGGTGCACCACCGCGGCAAGCCCGTTGGGATGAAGAAGACGCTCGTCTTCCACGCCGGGAGGGCGCCTAAGGGCGAGAGGACCAACTGGGTCATGCACGAGTACCGCCTCCTCGACGCAGACGGGCCTCAG GATCTGCATGTGGTGTGTAGAATCTTCCAGAAGCATGGATCTGGACCACAGAACGGTGCGCAGTATGGTGCACCATACATGGAAGAGGAATGGGAAGAGGATGATGATGCTATTGAGAATGGTCCTACCAGTGGCGCATCTGCTCAAATGGCTGCAATCACATGTGCTGTAGATGAGGAGTCAAATGAGGACGATGAGAATGCGTATTGTGAAACAAACAGACCTGCTCGAGTAGAACCATCTCATCTGCCTTTG GTCCATGAAATGCTCAATCCACCAGAGATGGCTCCTCAACAAGGTCAGGATTCTAAAGAGACAAGTGATGGAAGCTGTGCTGATGGTGCTATTTCTCTGGAAGAGGTTTTGCAGGAACCTTTGTCGAATATTAGTGTGGAGAATATAGGTAGACTTGAAGGGCAGAATGCAACTGATGATAGCATCAATGTTGATGACTTGTTATCAGCATACCCCAGGAAAGATAATGGCTATGTAGGCCAGGATAACACTATGAATGGGAGTGGTCCAGCAGATGGTGATCACACAAGCTGGCCTTTGAGAGCATATAGTAATCAGAACTATGTCAATGGCCCTCTTGCTGATGAGTTCTTTGACACAGGGAATGATACCAATGGGGTTGCATATTCTGGGCAGCAGCAAGCTGATGGCTTTCCAGCACCTCGCCAAGTGGATGACAGTATGGTATTTTATGATGCTCCATCTGATTATAACTTGGTGGATGGAAATGATGACTTCGTATATCTGAATGACCTCCTCAATGAGCCACTTGGAAATGAATCACTCTTTGATGGAGATGATGTGATGGCTTACTTTGACGCCACAGAGAATGATTTCAAGTATGACATTTTGGGCTCTGCTCAGGGTTCGAATTATCAACTTGCAGACATGCCGTTGAACTTTGCCCAAAAG AGTGATAACAAAGACAAGTTTACATTCGATGGGATCTCAGAGGTTCCGGAAGCAAATGCTCAGTACGGTGCATCCTCATCTGGTTCCCATGAGGATCTGTATGCAGATACTGAATTTCCAG ATGACACTGCTGATAAAACTTATGGAAAGCGCCTTGCCAGCATGTTGGGCTCTATCCCAGCTCCACCTGCAATGGCCTCAGAATTCCCGCCATCGACAGGGAAATCTGTTGGGATGCTCTCGGCTGTCAGCTCAAGCTCAATTCGTGTTACTGCTGGCATCATCCAACTTGATGGCCTCACTTTCAGCAGTGGCTCCGATCGGTGGCCCTTGCAGAAGAATGGAGACTTGAGTTTGCTTGTGTCTTTCGCCGTGGAGAGCGACGTGTCATCCAAGCTTCCTGTTGGTCTTGAGGATGCTACTCGGATTAGCACTGTTCCCATGGTGATGCGAAGTGGCTTTTACCTTTTCTTTATGTCGGCCATGATTCTCCTGTTGAGCTACAAAGTAGGGTCGTGTATCTACAGCAGGTGA
- the LOC8055331 gene encoding NAC domain-containing protein 53 isoform X1, producing MSLSPLDSSSPPAAAEVPLAPGFRFHPTDEELVSYYLRRRVLGRRLRVDAIAEVDLYRLEPWDLPSLSRIRSRDAQWYFFARLDRKVAGAGAGGRGGPGNRTNRATPRGYWKTTGKDREVHHRGKPVGMKKTLVFHAGRAPKGERTNWVMHEYRLLDADGPQDLHVVCRIFQKHGSGPQNGAQYGAPYMEEEWEEDDDAIENGPTSGASAQMAAITCAVDEESNEDDENAYCETNRPARVEPSHLPLVHEMLNPPEMAPQQGQDSKETSDGSCADGAISLEEVLQEPLSNISVENIGRLEGQNATDDSINVDDLLSAYPRKDNGYVGQDNTMNGSGPADGDHTSWPLRAYSNQNYVNGPLADEFFDTGNDTNGVAYSGQQQADGFPAPRQVDDSMVFYDAPSDYNLVDGNDDFVYLNDLLNEPLGNESLFDGDDVMAYFDATENDFKYDILGSAQGSNYQLADMPLNFAQKSDNKDKFTFDGISEVPEANAQYGASSSGSHEDLYADTEFPGVPTDDTADKTYGKRLASMLGSIPAPPAMASEFPPSTGKSVGMLSAVSSSSIRVTAGIIQLDGLTFSSGSDRWPLQKNGDLSLLVSFAVESDVSSKLPVGLEDATRISTVPMVMRSGFYLFFMSAMILLLSYKVGSCIYSR from the exons ATGAGCCTATCACCGCTCGACTCCTCCtccccgccggcggcggccgagGTGCCCCTCGCCCCGGGCTTCCGCTTCCACCCCACCGACGAGGAGCTCGTCTCCTACTACCTCCGCCGCCGCGTCCTCGGCCGCCGCCTCCGCGTCGACGCCATCGCCGAGGTCGATCTCTACCGCCTCGAGCCCTGGGACCTGCCCTCCCTCTCCCGCATCCGCAGCCGCGACGCCCAGTGGTACTTCTTCGCCCGCCTCGACCGCAaggtcgccggcgccggcgccgggggcCGGGGCGGCCCCGGCAACAGGACCAACCGCGCCACGCCGAGGGGGTACTGGAAGACCACGGGCAAGGACCGCGAGGTGCACCACCGCGGCAAGCCCGTTGGGATGAAGAAGACGCTCGTCTTCCACGCCGGGAGGGCGCCTAAGGGCGAGAGGACCAACTGGGTCATGCACGAGTACCGCCTCCTCGACGCAGACGGGCCTCAG GATCTGCATGTGGTGTGTAGAATCTTCCAGAAGCATGGATCTGGACCACAGAACGGTGCGCAGTATGGTGCACCATACATGGAAGAGGAATGGGAAGAGGATGATGATGCTATTGAGAATGGTCCTACCAGTGGCGCATCTGCTCAAATGGCTGCAATCACATGTGCTGTAGATGAGGAGTCAAATGAGGACGATGAGAATGCGTATTGTGAAACAAACAGACCTGCTCGAGTAGAACCATCTCATCTGCCTTTG GTCCATGAAATGCTCAATCCACCAGAGATGGCTCCTCAACAAGGTCAGGATTCTAAAGAGACAAGTGATGGAAGCTGTGCTGATGGTGCTATTTCTCTGGAAGAGGTTTTGCAGGAACCTTTGTCGAATATTAGTGTGGAGAATATAGGTAGACTTGAAGGGCAGAATGCAACTGATGATAGCATCAATGTTGATGACTTGTTATCAGCATACCCCAGGAAAGATAATGGCTATGTAGGCCAGGATAACACTATGAATGGGAGTGGTCCAGCAGATGGTGATCACACAAGCTGGCCTTTGAGAGCATATAGTAATCAGAACTATGTCAATGGCCCTCTTGCTGATGAGTTCTTTGACACAGGGAATGATACCAATGGGGTTGCATATTCTGGGCAGCAGCAAGCTGATGGCTTTCCAGCACCTCGCCAAGTGGATGACAGTATGGTATTTTATGATGCTCCATCTGATTATAACTTGGTGGATGGAAATGATGACTTCGTATATCTGAATGACCTCCTCAATGAGCCACTTGGAAATGAATCACTCTTTGATGGAGATGATGTGATGGCTTACTTTGACGCCACAGAGAATGATTTCAAGTATGACATTTTGGGCTCTGCTCAGGGTTCGAATTATCAACTTGCAGACATGCCGTTGAACTTTGCCCAAAAG AGTGATAACAAAGACAAGTTTACATTCGATGGGATCTCAGAGGTTCCGGAAGCAAATGCTCAGTACGGTGCATCCTCATCTGGTTCCCATGAGGATCTGTATGCAGATACTGAATTTCCAG GTGTGCCAACAGATGACACTGCTGATAAAACTTATGGAAAGCGCCTTGCCAGCATGTTGGGCTCTATCCCAGCTCCACCTGCAATGGCCTCAGAATTCCCGCCATCGACAGGGAAATCTGTTGGGATGCTCTCGGCTGTCAGCTCAAGCTCAATTCGTGTTACTGCTGGCATCATCCAACTTGATGGCCTCACTTTCAGCAGTGGCTCCGATCGGTGGCCCTTGCAGAAGAATGGAGACTTGAGTTTGCTTGTGTCTTTCGCCGTGGAGAGCGACGTGTCATCCAAGCTTCCTGTTGGTCTTGAGGATGCTACTCGGATTAGCACTGTTCCCATGGTGATGCGAAGTGGCTTTTACCTTTTCTTTATGTCGGCCATGATTCTCCTGTTGAGCTACAAAGTAGGGTCGTGTATCTACAGCAGGTGA